A single region of the Triticum dicoccoides isolate Atlit2015 ecotype Zavitan chromosome 2B, WEW_v2.0, whole genome shotgun sequence genome encodes:
- the LOC119366021 gene encoding cytochrome P450 72A13-like isoform X1: MEEAMAILRDASPWSLLAGAAAMAALWWAVKMLEWVWWGPRRIERALRAQGLGGTHYRFLRGDIREEQRLMRAALSKPVPMDRPHDIVPRVSPLLHRVTAEHGKVSFTWFGPYPRITISDPELVRQVLANKFGHFDKTKLARLARVFIGGLAVLDGEEWAKHRRIMNPAFHAEKLKRMLPAFSASCSELIDRWDNSVTVSVGAIELDVWSEFQNLSGDVISRAAFGVTNEEGRRIFQLQAEQAERLVQSFRTNYIPGFSYDPHFPYYLVPNKQISIYVDSCVPECFLNEISVSISETNQRIFSLFSLLPTENNRKMKAINTEVKGILRGIIEKRQKYMKNGGTDKDDLLGLLLESNMDYKDANGKTSKGMTVEDVIDECKLFYFAGMETTAVLLTWTVVLLSMHPEWQDRAREEVLQVFGKNKPDLNGLSRLKVVMMVFNEVLRLYPPVMLINRRTYKKIELGGVTYPPNVMLALQLMFVHRDPGIWGDDAGEFNPGRFADGISKASRDPGAFFAFSSGPRNCIGQNFALLEAKVAVSMILQRFSFELSPAYVHAPYAVLTLHPQHGVPVRLHRL; this comes from the exons ATGGAGGAAGCCATGGCGATTCTGCGCGACGCTTCGCCGTGGAGCCTGCTCGCCGGCGCCGCGGCCATGGCGGCTCTGTGGTGGGCGGTCAAGATGCTCGAGTGGGTCTGGTGGGGCCCGAGGCGCATCGAACGGGCCCTGAGGGCGCAGGGCCTCGGGGGCACCCACTACCGGTTCCTGAGAGGCGACATCAGGGAAGAGCAGCGGCTCATGAGGGCGGCCCTCTCCAAGCCCGTGCCAATGGACCGGCCGCACGACATAGTCCCGCGCGTCTCCCCTCTCCTCCACCGCGTCACTGCGGAGCACG GGAAGGTCTCATTCACATGGTTTGGGCCGTACCCAAGAATCACAATCAGTGATCCTGAGCTGGTTCGGCAAGTTCTCGCAAATAAATTCGGCCACTTCGATAAAACGAAGCTAGCCCGCCTTGCAAGGGTGTTTATTGGCGGACTCGCGGTCCTTGACGGTGAAGAATGGGCCAAACATAGAAGGATTATGAATCCAGCCTTTCATGCAGAAAAGCTAAAG CGGATGTTGCCGGCATTCTCTGCATCTTGCAGTGAACTAATTGACAGATGGGATAATTCAGTCACTGTTTCTGTTGGAGCAATAGAGCTTGATGTTTGGTCGGAGTTCCAAAATTTATCAGGGGATGTCATTTCAAGAGCTGCATTCGGTGTCACCAACGAAGAAGGCAGGCGGATTTTCCAACTTCAAGCCGAGCAAGCAGAGCGCCTTGTCCAATCTTTCCGGACTAATTACATCCCGGGCTTCTCGTACGATCCTCATTTTCCTTATTATTTGGTTCCCAACAAACAAATATCAATTTATGTGGATTCATGTGTTCCAGAATGTTTTCTCAATGAAATTTCTGTATCCATTTCTGAAACTAATCAACGGATATTTTCACTCTTCAGTCTGTTGCCGACAGAAAACAACAGAAAGATGAAGGCTATAAATACAGAGGTCAAAGGGATTCTAAGGGGGATAATAGAGAAGAGGCAGAAGTACATGAAGAATGGAGGAACTGACAAGGACGATCTGCTGGGCCTGCTACTAGAGTCAAACATGGATTACAAGGATGCCAATGGCAAAACAAGCAAGGGGATGACCGTGGAAGATGTAATTGACGAATGCAAGTTGTTCTACTTCGCGGGAATGGAGACTACAGCCGTACTGCTCACATGGACAGTGGTGCTACTAAGCATGCATCCGGAGTGGCAGGATCGTGCCAGGGAGGAGGTTCTGCAAGTATTTGGGAAGAACAAACCAGATTTAAATGGCCTTAGCCGCCTAAAAGTT GTTATGATGGTGTTCAACGAGGTCCTGCGTCTGTACCCACCGGTGATGCTCATTAACCGCCGGACATACAAGAAAATAGAGCTCGGAGGCGTCACATACCCGCCGAACGTGATGCTCGCGCTGCAACTCATGTTCGTCCACCGTGACCCTGGCATCTGGGGGGATGACGCCGGCGAGTTCAACCCGGGGAGGTTTGCCGACGGCATCTCCAAGGCAAGCAGGGACCCGGGGGCCTTCTTCGCCTTCAGCTCAGGGCCGAGGAACTGCATTGGTCAGAACTTCGCGCTGCTTGAGGCCAAGGTGGCCGTCAGCATGATCCTGCAGCGGTTCTCTTTTGAGCTGTCGCCGGCGTACGTGCATGCGCCCTATGCCGTCCTTACACTGCACCCGCAGCACGGTGTTCCGGTCAGGCTGCACCGGCTCTGA
- the LOC119366021 gene encoding cytochrome P450 72A11-like isoform X2, with translation MEEAMAILRDASPWSLLAGAAAMAALWWAVKMLEWVWWGPRRIERALRAQGLGGTHYRFLRGDIREEQRLMRAALSKPVPMDRPHDIVPRVSPLLHRVTAEHGKVSFTWFGPYPRITISDPELVRQVLANKFGHFDKTKLARLARVFIGGLAVLDGEEWAKHRRIMNPAFHAEKLKRMLPAFSASCSELIDRWDNSVTVSVGAIELDVWSEFQNLSGDVISRAAFGVTNEEGRRIFQLQAEQAERLVQSFRTNYIPGFSLLPTENNRKMKAINTEVKGILRGIIEKRQKYMKNGGTDKDDLLGLLLESNMDYKDANGKTSKGMTVEDVIDECKLFYFAGMETTAVLLTWTVVLLSMHPEWQDRAREEVLQVFGKNKPDLNGLSRLKVVMMVFNEVLRLYPPVMLINRRTYKKIELGGVTYPPNVMLALQLMFVHRDPGIWGDDAGEFNPGRFADGISKASRDPGAFFAFSSGPRNCIGQNFALLEAKVAVSMILQRFSFELSPAYVHAPYAVLTLHPQHGVPVRLHRL, from the exons ATGGAGGAAGCCATGGCGATTCTGCGCGACGCTTCGCCGTGGAGCCTGCTCGCCGGCGCCGCGGCCATGGCGGCTCTGTGGTGGGCGGTCAAGATGCTCGAGTGGGTCTGGTGGGGCCCGAGGCGCATCGAACGGGCCCTGAGGGCGCAGGGCCTCGGGGGCACCCACTACCGGTTCCTGAGAGGCGACATCAGGGAAGAGCAGCGGCTCATGAGGGCGGCCCTCTCCAAGCCCGTGCCAATGGACCGGCCGCACGACATAGTCCCGCGCGTCTCCCCTCTCCTCCACCGCGTCACTGCGGAGCACG GGAAGGTCTCATTCACATGGTTTGGGCCGTACCCAAGAATCACAATCAGTGATCCTGAGCTGGTTCGGCAAGTTCTCGCAAATAAATTCGGCCACTTCGATAAAACGAAGCTAGCCCGCCTTGCAAGGGTGTTTATTGGCGGACTCGCGGTCCTTGACGGTGAAGAATGGGCCAAACATAGAAGGATTATGAATCCAGCCTTTCATGCAGAAAAGCTAAAG CGGATGTTGCCGGCATTCTCTGCATCTTGCAGTGAACTAATTGACAGATGGGATAATTCAGTCACTGTTTCTGTTGGAGCAATAGAGCTTGATGTTTGGTCGGAGTTCCAAAATTTATCAGGGGATGTCATTTCAAGAGCTGCATTCGGTGTCACCAACGAAGAAGGCAGGCGGATTTTCCAACTTCAAGCCGAGCAAGCAGAGCGCCTTGTCCAATCTTTCCGGACTAATTACATCCCGGGCTTCTC TCTGTTGCCGACAGAAAACAACAGAAAGATGAAGGCTATAAATACAGAGGTCAAAGGGATTCTAAGGGGGATAATAGAGAAGAGGCAGAAGTACATGAAGAATGGAGGAACTGACAAGGACGATCTGCTGGGCCTGCTACTAGAGTCAAACATGGATTACAAGGATGCCAATGGCAAAACAAGCAAGGGGATGACCGTGGAAGATGTAATTGACGAATGCAAGTTGTTCTACTTCGCGGGAATGGAGACTACAGCCGTACTGCTCACATGGACAGTGGTGCTACTAAGCATGCATCCGGAGTGGCAGGATCGTGCCAGGGAGGAGGTTCTGCAAGTATTTGGGAAGAACAAACCAGATTTAAATGGCCTTAGCCGCCTAAAAGTT GTTATGATGGTGTTCAACGAGGTCCTGCGTCTGTACCCACCGGTGATGCTCATTAACCGCCGGACATACAAGAAAATAGAGCTCGGAGGCGTCACATACCCGCCGAACGTGATGCTCGCGCTGCAACTCATGTTCGTCCACCGTGACCCTGGCATCTGGGGGGATGACGCCGGCGAGTTCAACCCGGGGAGGTTTGCCGACGGCATCTCCAAGGCAAGCAGGGACCCGGGGGCCTTCTTCGCCTTCAGCTCAGGGCCGAGGAACTGCATTGGTCAGAACTTCGCGCTGCTTGAGGCCAAGGTGGCCGTCAGCATGATCCTGCAGCGGTTCTCTTTTGAGCTGTCGCCGGCGTACGTGCATGCGCCCTATGCCGTCCTTACACTGCACCCGCAGCACGGTGTTCCGGTCAGGCTGCACCGGCTCTGA